The Nitrosospira multiformis ATCC 25196 region TTGCCAACGAGGTTTTCACGCCACCTCCATCCGAAGTTGAAAAAGCACAACGTATCCTTGCGGCATTGCAGGAAGCGGCAGCTCAAGGGAAAGGGGCAGCTGCGCTGGACGGGCGCCTGATCGATGCCGCATCCGCAAGAATGGCCAATAACGTGGTAAAAATGGCAGAGGCGATAGGCGCAACCGCGACATAGCCTTCCGACCGCATCGAGCGGTCTTTCTTTTTCTCCTGATCCTGCCGGTGGAGACACTCAGGTTGGCCGGTACATTACTGTGAAGTGTGAAGCCGTTTCCATCAGGCAGGTTCGCTTTGTGCTTGAGCAATTCAAGGAATCCATGAAGCCTCCTGAATTGCGAGAGTCATGACCCCGGGGAATAGTGAAAATCATTGTTGATAAATAAGGTGACGCATTGGATATACATGAGTATCAGGCAAAAGAAATTTTAATGAGGTATGGGGTCAAGATAGCGGAAGGGGGGTTGGCATATACGATAGAAGAAAGTGTGCAGCGTGCCAGGGAAATCGACGGCAATGTATGGGTGGTGAAGGCGCAGATCCATTCGGGGGGGCGGGGCAAGGCGGGCGGCATCAAGGTATGCAGGACTCATGACGAAGTCCGGGCAGCCTCTGAGGAGTTGCTGGGAAAGATTCTGGTGACCCGTCAGACCGGAGCCGTGGGGAAGGTGTGTACACGGGTATATGTGGAAGCGGGCACGCACATTGCCAGGGAGATGTATCTCTGCTTTCTGATAGACAGGAGTTCGGAGCGCATCGTCATGATAGGCTCGGGGCAGGGTGGAATGGAAATCGAGGAACTGGCTCACACAAATCCTCAGGCCATCAAGAAGATTTTTATCGAACCCGCAGTTGGGTTGCAGGATTTTCAAGCGAGAGAGATGGCTTTTGCACTAGGGGTGGAAGCGGCACAACTGCCTCATGCCGTTAAAACCATTCGGGGGTGTTACCGCGCCTTGCGTGATCTGGATGCGAACATGGTGGAAATCAACCCCCTCGTGATCACTGGGAGCGGCGAACTTCTTGCTCTTGACGCAAAAATGAGCTTCGACGAAAACGCCTTGTTTCGCCGGCACGAGGTTGCCGAATTGCGTGATAAAACACAAGCCGATCCTCGGGAGGTGGCAGCCTCCGATCATGGCTTGAGCTACATCGGATTGAACGGTGACATCGGATGCATGATAAACGGCGCCGGGCTTGCCATGGCAACGATGGATATGATCAAGCTCGCGGGCGGCGAGCCGGCAAATTTCCTTGATGTGGGAGGAGGGGCGTCCGCGGAGCGTACGGAAAAGGCGTTTCGCCTGGTTTTGGCTGATAAAGGAGTCAAGGCGATGCTGGTCAATATTTTTGCAGGTATTAATCGCTGCGACTGGATTGCGCAAGGCGTCGTGCAGGCGGTAAGAAATATCGATATGAAAATCCCGCTGGTCGTGCGCTTGTCCGGTACAAATGTCGAGGAGGGCCAGCGGATCATTGCCGAAAGCGGTTTGCCGATCATCACAGCGGGAACGCTGGCGGAAGCAGCGGAGAAGGTTGTCCAGGCGCGCAATGGCGCGGTTGCG contains the following coding sequences:
- a CDS encoding malate--CoA ligase subunit beta translates to MDIHEYQAKEILMRYGVKIAEGGLAYTIEESVQRAREIDGNVWVVKAQIHSGGRGKAGGIKVCRTHDEVRAASEELLGKILVTRQTGAVGKVCTRVYVEAGTHIAREMYLCFLIDRSSERIVMIGSGQGGMEIEELAHTNPQAIKKIFIEPAVGLQDFQAREMAFALGVEAAQLPHAVKTIRGCYRALRDLDANMVEINPLVITGSGELLALDAKMSFDENALFRRHEVAELRDKTQADPREVAASDHGLSYIGLNGDIGCMINGAGLAMATMDMIKLAGGEPANFLDVGGGASAERTEKAFRLVLADKGVKAMLVNIFAGINRCDWIAQGVVQAVRNIDMKIPLVVRLSGTNVEEGQRIIAESGLPIITAGTLAEAAEKVVQARNGAVAEECKGI